Proteins co-encoded in one Halorussus vallis genomic window:
- a CDS encoding ferredoxin--NADP reductase yields MTDTHEVTVTSVYQMTPTVKQFVLESDGYTFDFDPGQHTHVHFDRAESPAEDDAESGDDEVVRPYTSTALPGHERITLAIKRYPDGTASTWMHDRDPGDTVEIEELGGDLYLRDLDSDVAFVSTGTGITPMMAMAKQYAREGSGRAHFFFGEKDREHVIYRETLDQMAAENDDFEVTYVLSEADDWEGPEGHVQEHLSDYVDDFESRDFYVCGVPEMVVQTEDVLKDEGADEDSIYTEGWEGDEVSDDEE; encoded by the coding sequence ATGACCGACACGCACGAGGTCACGGTCACGTCCGTCTACCAGATGACGCCGACCGTCAAGCAGTTCGTGCTCGAATCCGACGGCTACACCTTCGACTTCGACCCCGGCCAGCACACCCACGTCCACTTCGACCGCGCCGAGAGCCCGGCCGAGGACGACGCGGAATCGGGGGACGACGAGGTCGTCCGACCCTACACCTCGACGGCGCTGCCGGGCCACGAGCGCATCACGCTCGCCATCAAGCGCTACCCCGACGGCACCGCCTCGACGTGGATGCACGACCGCGACCCGGGCGACACCGTCGAAATCGAGGAACTCGGTGGTGACCTCTACCTGCGCGACCTGGACTCGGACGTCGCCTTCGTCTCGACCGGGACGGGCATCACGCCGATGATGGCGATGGCCAAGCAGTACGCCCGGGAGGGGTCGGGCCGCGCCCACTTCTTCTTCGGGGAGAAGGACCGAGAGCACGTCATCTACCGCGAGACGCTCGACCAGATGGCCGCCGAGAACGACGACTTCGAGGTGACCTACGTCCTCTCGGAGGCCGACGATTGGGAGGGTCCGGAGGGCCACGTTCAGGAGCACCTGAGCGACTACGTCGACGACTTCGAGAGTCGGGACTTCTACGTCTGCGGCGTCCCCGAGATGGTCGTCCAGACCGAGGACGTGCTGAAAGACGAGGGCGCCGACGAGGACAGTATCTACACCGAGGGCTGGGAGGGCGACGAGGTTTCGGACGACGAAGAATAG
- a CDS encoding VOC family protein, with product MTDDDDSRAKMVGVNHVALEVGDVDEALAFYGELFEFELRGRGESSAFLDMGDQFLALAAVEDPGEADDHRHFGLVVDDPEAVERRLRETDAERLGTGGLDFRDPWGNWVQVVAYEDVQFTKADHVLAGMGLDDLGKSESALTELDEKGMAPE from the coding sequence ATGACCGACGATGACGACTCGCGAGCCAAGATGGTCGGCGTCAATCACGTCGCGCTCGAAGTCGGGGACGTCGACGAGGCTCTGGCGTTCTACGGCGAACTCTTCGAGTTCGAACTCCGGGGCCGGGGGGAATCGTCGGCCTTCCTCGACATGGGCGACCAGTTCCTCGCGCTCGCCGCGGTCGAGGACCCCGGGGAGGCCGACGACCACCGCCACTTCGGACTCGTGGTGGACGACCCCGAGGCCGTCGAACGTCGCCTCAGGGAAACCGACGCCGAGCGACTCGGAACCGGCGGTCTCGACTTCCGGGACCCGTGGGGCAACTGGGTCCAGGTTGTGGCCTACGAGGACGTGCAGTTCACGAAGGCCGACCACGTGCTCGCCGGGATGGGACTCGACGACCTCGGGAAGTCCGAGTCGGCCCTCACCGAACTCGACGAGAAGGGGATGGCGCCGGAGTGA
- the proS gene encoding proline--tRNA ligase: MSDNDQELGITESKEHNPGDWYAEVVLKAHLADYAPMGGFIVTRPRGYALWEGLQDHLDAWFKETGSQNAYFPALIPESYLERESDIVEGFDPEVAWVTHGGHEELEERLAFRPTSESIITPFMSQWVRSHRDLPLRLNQWCSVIRWEATETKPFFRTKEFLWQEGHTAHETEEEAWDETMTRLGQYEKLYEEVLAIPVMRGRKPAHDKFPGADTTTTVEALMPDGKSVQGGTSHYLGQGFARAYDLTFTDEDEEEQAAHTTSWGLSWRALGALIMTHSDDQGFVCPPAIAPEQVVVVPIWQEENREEVLEYAEGVADDLDDAGVRVELDDRDERNPGFKFNEWELKGVPVRIEIGPNEVEDDELTVVHRPDGESTVEDREYIEDTIEDHFDDVYDKLYSAAEENLEENVREAHDRSEILGTIGRYGGYVKTPWCGDEACEQAIKEEIAAEIVMVPMDRDEEPIGEECGVCGDEACETAYFAKSY, from the coding sequence ATGAGCGACAACGACCAGGAACTCGGCATCACCGAGTCCAAAGAGCACAACCCCGGCGACTGGTACGCGGAGGTCGTCCTGAAGGCCCACCTCGCGGACTACGCCCCCATGGGCGGGTTCATCGTCACCCGGCCCCGCGGCTACGCCCTCTGGGAGGGCCTGCAGGACCACCTCGACGCGTGGTTCAAGGAAACCGGCTCGCAGAACGCCTACTTCCCCGCGCTCATTCCCGAGAGCTACCTCGAACGCGAGAGCGACATCGTCGAGGGCTTCGACCCCGAGGTGGCGTGGGTCACCCACGGCGGCCACGAAGAACTCGAAGAGCGACTTGCGTTCCGGCCCACCAGCGAGTCCATCATCACGCCGTTCATGAGCCAGTGGGTCCGGAGCCACCGCGACCTGCCCCTGCGGCTCAACCAGTGGTGTTCGGTCATCCGGTGGGAGGCCACCGAGACCAAGCCGTTCTTCCGCACGAAGGAGTTCCTCTGGCAGGAGGGCCACACCGCCCACGAAACCGAGGAGGAGGCGTGGGACGAGACGATGACCCGCCTGGGTCAGTACGAGAAGCTCTACGAGGAGGTGCTGGCCATCCCGGTGATGCGCGGCCGCAAGCCCGCCCACGACAAGTTCCCCGGCGCCGACACCACCACGACCGTCGAGGCGCTGATGCCCGACGGCAAGTCGGTCCAGGGCGGTACTTCCCACTACCTCGGCCAGGGCTTCGCACGCGCGTACGACCTCACCTTCACCGACGAGGACGAGGAGGAGCAGGCGGCCCACACGACCTCGTGGGGGCTGTCGTGGCGCGCGCTCGGCGCGCTCATCATGACCCACTCCGACGACCAGGGGTTCGTCTGCCCGCCCGCCATCGCGCCCGAGCAGGTCGTCGTCGTCCCCATCTGGCAGGAGGAGAATCGCGAGGAGGTCCTGGAGTACGCCGAGGGCGTCGCCGACGACCTCGACGACGCGGGCGTCCGGGTCGAACTCGACGACCGCGACGAGCGCAACCCCGGCTTCAAGTTCAACGAGTGGGAGCTCAAGGGCGTCCCCGTCCGCATCGAGATCGGCCCCAACGAGGTCGAGGACGACGAACTCACGGTTGTCCACCGCCCCGACGGCGAGAGCACGGTCGAGGACCGCGAGTACATCGAGGACACCATCGAGGACCACTTCGACGACGTGTACGACAAGCTCTACTCGGCCGCCGAGGAGAACCTCGAGGAGAACGTCCGGGAGGCACACGACCGCTCGGAGATCCTCGGCACCATCGGGCGCTACGGTGGCTACGTCAAGACGCCGTGGTGCGGCGACGAGGCCTGCGAGCAGGCCATCAAGGAGGAAATCGCCGCGGAAATCGTGATGGTCCCGATGGACCGAGACGAGGAACCCATCGGCGAGGAGTGCGGCGTCTGCGGCGACGAGGCCTGCGAGACGGCGTACTTCGCGAAGTCGTACTGA
- a CDS encoding DUF7827 domain-containing protein: protein MSPALHPRRLLYCLVTLSLVTAAFSAPVASTLDDADDPRVEFATTGIAHEQRGDVAAIGVRLSGTDAATVRVGSPDERHLATVTVHDENGDGRATLRFNTYDGTFEARGEDAVSVRERSNASTPVASDDYDLELWAGNATGAEVTSVGQLVVSERSTHDLRTFVAPGSANLSNLTAVNAAMDAGNLTRSDAVTLDDTLVLELRASGLDGAVAAQNGSNVTAGFLSFLGGGVAELRIEQTNPMTEVRKAEIHLEPGDAGVVADAKNDSYYAVVDLSDANVTRGARAAELRAGHEYRANFTLAGSSVLAADGRESVVTNFTVVNSHEESTEGTTSTKRATSTLESPTSEDEATQTTNEPAETATNGDANSGADVPGFGVSAALTAFTTVALLAARRPKRKR from the coding sequence ATGTCTCCGGCCCTCCACCCGAGACGACTGCTGTACTGCCTGGTAACGCTCTCGCTGGTGACCGCCGCGTTCTCCGCGCCGGTCGCCTCGACGCTCGACGATGCCGACGACCCGCGCGTCGAGTTCGCGACGACCGGCATCGCGCACGAACAGCGCGGCGACGTCGCCGCCATCGGCGTTCGCCTCTCCGGGACCGACGCGGCGACGGTCCGCGTCGGGTCCCCGGACGAGCGTCACCTTGCCACCGTCACCGTGCACGATGAGAACGGCGACGGCCGGGCGACGCTCCGGTTCAACACCTACGACGGGACGTTCGAGGCTCGCGGTGAGGACGCCGTCTCGGTGCGAGAGCGCTCGAACGCGTCGACGCCGGTCGCCAGCGACGACTACGACCTCGAACTCTGGGCGGGGAACGCGACCGGCGCCGAGGTGACGAGCGTCGGTCAGCTCGTCGTCTCCGAGCGTTCGACGCACGACCTCCGAACGTTCGTCGCGCCGGGGTCGGCGAACCTGTCGAACCTCACCGCGGTCAACGCGGCGATGGACGCGGGGAACCTCACCCGGAGCGACGCCGTGACCCTCGACGACACGCTCGTTCTGGAACTCCGCGCGTCAGGACTCGACGGCGCTGTCGCGGCGCAGAACGGGTCGAACGTAACGGCAGGGTTCCTGTCGTTCCTCGGCGGTGGTGTGGCCGAACTGCGAATCGAACAGACCAACCCCATGACCGAAGTTCGGAAAGCCGAAATCCACCTCGAACCTGGCGACGCTGGCGTCGTCGCTGACGCGAAAAATGACAGCTACTACGCCGTCGTCGACCTCTCCGACGCGAACGTAACCCGTGGCGCTCGTGCGGCGGAACTTCGGGCCGGCCACGAGTACCGTGCTAACTTCACGCTGGCGGGGTCCTCGGTGCTCGCCGCGGACGGACGCGAGTCGGTCGTGACGAACTTCACCGTGGTCAACTCCCACGAGGAATCGACCGAGGGAACGACGTCGACGAAGAGGGCGACTTCGACCCTCGAATCGCCGACGAGCGAAGACGAAGCGACCCAGACGACAAACGAACCCGCCGAGACGGCTACGAACGGAGACGCCAACTCGGGCGCCGACGTTCCCGGGTTTGGCGTTTCGGCGGCACTGACTGCGTTCACGACGGTTGCACTGCTGGCGGCTCGTCGCCCGAAGCGAAAGCGGTAG
- a CDS encoding MaoC family dehydratase codes for MPVASPGDSAESSLQVTEATIDDYARLTGDDNPVHLDDDYAAETFFGGRIAHGMLSAGVVSAALADLPGDIIYLSQDLDFENPVRPGQTITATATVKENLGEDRLRVDTVAETEDERVLSGEAVVLSIPHENE; via the coding sequence ATGCCAGTCGCATCCCCCGGCGATTCCGCGGAATCGTCCCTCCAGGTCACCGAAGCGACCATCGACGACTACGCCCGACTCACGGGCGACGACAACCCCGTCCACCTCGACGACGACTACGCCGCCGAGACGTTCTTCGGCGGGCGAATCGCCCACGGGATGCTGTCGGCGGGCGTCGTCAGCGCCGCGCTCGCGGACCTCCCCGGGGATATCATCTACCTCTCGCAGGACCTCGACTTCGAGAACCCGGTCCGGCCGGGCCAGACCATCACCGCGACCGCCACCGTCAAAGAGAACCTCGGCGAGGACCGCCTTCGCGTCGACACGGTGGCCGAGACCGAAGACGAGCGCGTGCTGTCCGGCGAGGCCGTCGTGCTGTCGATTCCCCACGAGAACGAGTAG
- a CDS encoding alpha/beta fold hydrolase: protein MPYADNDGVSLYYELAGPETGATVALVEGLGYGRWMWRWQRDRLTEAGYRVVVWDNRGTGDSDAPEGPYAIAEMAGDLEAVLADAGVERAHVVGASMGGMIAQRYALDYDRAESLVLLCTSPGGPEAVETPPETQARMFDVPEDADECEAIRYKMEPAMTDDFWEENDDLIADIVDWRLESDADAHAREAQAAAVAEFDVSDRLGEIAVPVLVAHGDSDRVLPVENADLLYRDLPNARLAVFEDGSHLFFVEDADAVNERILEFLNHV, encoded by the coding sequence ATGCCATATGCGGACAACGACGGGGTTTCGCTGTACTACGAACTCGCGGGCCCCGAAACCGGAGCGACCGTCGCTCTCGTGGAGGGCCTGGGCTACGGCCGGTGGATGTGGCGCTGGCAGCGCGACCGACTGACCGAGGCGGGCTACCGGGTCGTCGTCTGGGACAACCGGGGGACCGGCGATTCGGACGCGCCCGAGGGACCGTACGCTATCGCGGAGATGGCCGGCGATCTGGAGGCGGTGCTGGCCGACGCGGGCGTCGAGCGCGCGCACGTCGTCGGCGCAAGCATGGGCGGCATGATCGCCCAGCGGTACGCGCTGGACTACGACCGCGCCGAGTCGCTCGTCCTGCTCTGTACCTCGCCGGGCGGCCCGGAAGCCGTCGAGACGCCGCCCGAGACGCAGGCCCGGATGTTCGACGTACCGGAGGACGCCGACGAGTGCGAGGCCATCCGGTACAAGATGGAACCCGCCATGACCGACGACTTCTGGGAGGAGAACGACGACCTCATCGCCGACATCGTGGACTGGCGACTCGAAAGCGACGCGGACGCCCACGCCCGCGAGGCCCAGGCCGCCGCGGTGGCCGAGTTCGACGTCAGCGACCGCCTCGGCGAGATAGCGGTTCCCGTCCTGGTCGCCCACGGCGACTCCGACCGGGTGCTCCCCGTCGAGAACGCCGACCTGCTCTACCGGGACCTGCCGAACGCCCGCCTGGCCGTCTTCGAGGACGGCTCGCACCTCTTCTTCGTCGAGGACGCCGACGCGGTCAACGAACGCATCCTTGAGTTTCTGAACCATGTTTAG
- a CDS encoding AMP-binding protein: MFSHDATPYDWVGAWSEKRAQLTPDAVGLVDATTGERYTYAELDRRANRTARLLRAEGVALDDPAEGASASGNDAVSAGENDGVSVSGMDRDAAAGGRVAVLSRNRPELVDLFFATAKTGGVLAPLSHRLAAGELVAMLNDVEPSLLVVEDPFADLAADVLARDDREFDCAVVSLSADSETTDSEGGDGAGSEDGASEWESWDDALPADDSPVETADLSMDDPHLFLHTGGSTGIPKETVLTHGSILWNSFNTITSWGLRADDVTPMVFPMFHTGGWNVLTVPLFHLGATVVIAREFDPGEVLRLVADEGATVLVAVPAVLRMMTQDDDWADTDLSTLRFAKSGGGPCREAVMNAWWDRDVDLSQGYGLTECGPNNFSMPEGWPTEKADSVGVPATHVDARVVDPDGTELPDGEIGELELASPHAADRYWRDPEETAETFRDGWVATGDLARRDEAGYYYIEGRKKNMYVSGGENVYPAAVEDRIADHPKVEEVVVVPVPDDKWGQVGKAVVQGDESLTLDELAEFLDGKLARFKHPRDLAFVDEMPTSGPSKIDRGAVDAEFGEDGAN; this comes from the coding sequence ATGTTTAGCCACGACGCGACCCCCTACGACTGGGTGGGGGCCTGGAGCGAGAAGCGCGCGCAACTGACGCCCGACGCGGTCGGACTGGTCGACGCGACCACGGGCGAGCGCTACACCTACGCCGAACTCGACCGGCGGGCCAACCGAACCGCGAGACTCCTCCGGGCCGAAGGCGTCGCGCTGGACGACCCCGCCGAAGGGGCGTCGGCGAGCGGGAACGACGCTGTCTCGGCCGGCGAGAACGACGGCGTCTCGGTGAGCGGGATGGACCGCGACGCGGCCGCCGGCGGCCGCGTCGCGGTCCTCTCGCGCAACCGCCCGGAACTGGTCGACCTCTTCTTCGCCACGGCGAAGACCGGCGGCGTGCTCGCGCCCCTCTCCCACCGCCTCGCGGCGGGCGAACTGGTCGCGATGCTGAACGACGTCGAACCGTCGCTGCTGGTGGTCGAGGACCCCTTCGCCGACCTCGCGGCCGACGTGCTGGCCCGCGACGACCGCGAGTTCGACTGCGCGGTCGTCTCGCTGTCCGCGGACAGCGAGACGACCGACTCCGAAGGCGGAGACGGCGCGGGAAGCGAGGACGGCGCGAGCGAGTGGGAGTCGTGGGACGACGCCCTCCCCGCGGACGACTCGCCCGTCGAAACCGCCGACCTGTCGATGGACGACCCGCACCTCTTCCTCCACACCGGCGGGTCGACCGGGATTCCCAAGGAGACGGTGCTCACCCACGGCTCTATCCTCTGGAACTCGTTCAACACCATCACCTCCTGGGGGCTCCGGGCCGACGACGTCACGCCGATGGTGTTCCCGATGTTCCACACCGGCGGCTGGAACGTCCTGACGGTGCCGCTGTTCCACCTCGGGGCCACCGTCGTCATCGCCCGCGAGTTCGACCCGGGCGAAGTGCTCCGCCTCGTCGCGGACGAGGGCGCGACCGTCCTAGTCGCGGTACCTGCGGTGCTCCGGATGATGACCCAGGACGACGACTGGGCCGACACCGACCTCTCGACCCTGCGGTTCGCCAAGAGCGGCGGCGGCCCCTGCCGCGAGGCGGTGATGAACGCGTGGTGGGACCGAGACGTCGACCTCTCGCAGGGCTACGGCCTGACCGAGTGCGGCCCGAACAACTTCTCGATGCCCGAGGGCTGGCCGACCGAGAAGGCCGACAGCGTCGGCGTCCCCGCGACCCACGTCGACGCCCGGGTCGTCGACCCCGACGGCACAGAACTGCCGGACGGCGAGATCGGCGAACTCGAACTCGCGAGCCCTCACGCCGCCGACCGCTACTGGCGCGACCCTGAGGAAACCGCCGAGACGTTCCGCGACGGCTGGGTCGCAACCGGCGACCTCGCACGCCGCGACGAGGCCGGCTACTACTACATCGAGGGCCGGAAGAAGAACATGTACGTCTCGGGCGGCGAGAACGTCTATCCCGCCGCCGTGGAGGACCGCATCGCCGACCACCCGAAGGTCGAGGAGGTCGTGGTCGTCCCCGTCCCCGACGACAAGTGGGGGCAGGTCGGCAAGGCCGTGGTCCAGGGCGACGAGTCGCTGACGCTCGACGAACTCGCGGAGTTCCTCGACGGGAAACTGGCGCGGTTCAAGCACCCGCGCGACCTCGCGTTCGTCGACGAGATGCCGACGAGCGGCCCGTCGAAGATCGACCGCGGCGCGGTGGACGCCGAGTTCGGCGAAGACGGGGCGAACTGA
- a CDS encoding HTH domain-containing protein: MNDANAQLRNGESTLRARLFTQGFAPSGAEDVPGTLFERLERLEREGTIDECDVEVWGRKVCRRVRGDRPALGGDVLATVDEFREWADRTGASVDHCFEEHEVRSEMTGEDRTELRLPVACLAVRYDDELAAVFPHAKDGREYTVADGLAALESSEGRSTSRPERLLH, encoded by the coding sequence ATGAACGACGCGAATGCACAATTGCGAAACGGGGAATCTACGCTGCGGGCTCGACTGTTCACGCAGGGGTTCGCACCGAGCGGGGCCGAGGACGTTCCGGGGACGCTGTTCGAACGCCTCGAACGCCTCGAACGCGAGGGGACCATCGACGAGTGCGACGTCGAAGTGTGGGGCCGGAAGGTCTGTCGCCGGGTCAGGGGCGACCGCCCCGCGCTCGGCGGCGACGTGCTCGCGACCGTCGACGAGTTCCGGGAGTGGGCCGACCGGACCGGCGCGTCCGTCGACCACTGCTTCGAAGAGCACGAGGTTCGCTCGGAGATGACGGGCGAGGACCGCACGGAGTTGCGACTCCCGGTCGCCTGCCTCGCGGTCAGGTACGACGACGAACTGGCCGCCGTCTTCCCGCACGCGAAGGACGGCCGCGAGTACACCGTCGCCGACGGCCTGGCGGCGCTCGAATCGAGCGAGGGTCGCTCGACCAGCCGACCCGAACGACTCCTTCACTGA
- a CDS encoding MaoC family dehydratase, with product MEQTQGTNGTRATPFSDSWTAPFQGFTTAWTRALELSFTAAANANRAALATIPNGIPEVPPERDEASSPKFDDSVEPAPVDSLTYVRSDWELERTVDAREELAVGDSVEFSKTVTDDDVLSFADASGDTNRLHLDDAYAEGTRFGGRIVHGGLVAGLVSAALAALPGTVVYLSQELSFLGPAHVGDRLTATCRIVERLDGDRYRLSVAVRNPDGETIVEGDATVMVDPSPERPADADESTSAGTE from the coding sequence ATGGAGCAGACGCAAGGCACGAACGGTACCCGGGCGACCCCGTTCTCGGACTCCTGGACGGCCCCGTTTCAGGGGTTCACGACCGCGTGGACGCGGGCGCTCGAACTGTCGTTCACCGCGGCCGCGAACGCCAACCGCGCGGCGCTGGCGACGATTCCGAACGGCATCCCCGAGGTTCCGCCGGAGCGCGACGAAGCGAGTTCCCCGAAGTTCGACGACTCCGTCGAACCCGCGCCGGTCGACTCGCTCACGTACGTCCGGTCCGACTGGGAACTCGAACGCACGGTCGACGCCCGGGAGGAGTTGGCCGTCGGCGACTCCGTCGAGTTCTCGAAGACCGTCACGGACGACGACGTCCTGAGCTTCGCCGACGCCAGCGGCGACACCAACCGACTCCACCTCGACGACGCGTACGCCGAGGGGACCCGGTTCGGCGGACGCATCGTCCACGGCGGGCTTGTCGCCGGACTGGTCAGCGCGGCGCTGGCGGCGCTCCCGGGGACCGTCGTCTACCTCTCCCAGGAGTTGTCGTTCCTGGGGCCGGCGCACGTCGGCGACCGACTCACCGCGACGTGTCGCATCGTCGAGCGACTCGACGGCGACCGCTACCGGCTATCGGTGGCCGTCCGGAATCCGGACGGCGAGACCATCGTCGAGGGCGACGCGACGGTGATGGTCGACCCCTCGCCCGAGCGACCGGCCGACGCCGACGAGTCGACGTCGGCCGGAACCGAGTGA
- a CDS encoding AbrB/MazE/SpoVT family DNA-binding domain-containing protein has product MTGGDDDVTWPAAAFAKQMQEASEDAMEQQQELFRRWLSASAEGDPTEDLSEYAATSVETATFKTRVQSGGRISIPDVEREVLGIEEGDIVQAIVLPVNPPNGD; this is encoded by the coding sequence ATGACGGGGGGAGATGACGACGTCACGTGGCCAGCGGCCGCGTTCGCAAAACAGATGCAGGAAGCGAGCGAGGACGCGATGGAACAACAGCAGGAGTTGTTTCGCCGCTGGCTCTCGGCCAGCGCCGAGGGGGACCCGACGGAGGACCTCTCGGAGTACGCGGCCACGAGCGTCGAGACGGCGACCTTCAAGACTCGCGTCCAGAGCGGCGGCCGAATCAGCATACCCGACGTGGAGCGCGAAGTCCTGGGCATCGAAGAGGGAGACATCGTCCAGGCCATCGTCCTCCCGGTGAACCCGCCCAACGGTGATTAA
- a CDS encoding poly(R)-hydroxyalkanoic acid synthase subunit has translation MSDSSTATEGTGEWPYDEAVFDALKESVEAQGEFVDRWAAAMHDASDEQHLWGDAAEGYARAYEVWMEASRRAFERSTDLMAGEEVPMEEFRDLWMDAANDAFKELASSDAFAAALAQNVEQLDVIQDAQEATQTALHNYGFATEGDVTEVGERLVELERRQHEVERKLDRILDAVEE, from the coding sequence ATGTCAGATTCAAGTACAGCGACTGAGGGAACGGGGGAGTGGCCGTACGACGAGGCGGTTTTCGATGCACTGAAGGAGTCCGTCGAAGCGCAGGGCGAGTTCGTCGACCGGTGGGCGGCCGCGATGCACGACGCGAGCGACGAACAGCACCTGTGGGGCGACGCCGCCGAGGGGTACGCGCGGGCCTACGAGGTGTGGATGGAGGCGTCCCGACGAGCGTTCGAGCGGTCGACCGACCTGATGGCGGGCGAGGAGGTGCCGATGGAGGAGTTCCGCGACCTTTGGATGGACGCGGCCAACGACGCGTTCAAGGAGCTGGCGTCGTCGGACGCCTTCGCCGCCGCGCTCGCCCAGAACGTCGAGCAACTCGACGTGATTCAGGACGCCCAGGAGGCGACCCAGACGGCGCTCCACAACTACGGCTTCGCCACCGAGGGCGACGTGACGGAGGTCGGCGAGCGACTGGTCGAACTCGAACGGAGACAACACGAGGTCGAGCGCAAACTCGACCGGATACTCGACGCGGTGGAAGAATGA
- the phaC gene encoding class III poly(R)-hydroxyalkanoic acid synthase subunit PhaC — MSETTDDAAREGARRLSVLDAFTELERQSWENAGEFIETMTLAPERIQDAAHVEVGQTPSEVVYSENKLDLLHYESEADETYDVPILVVYALINKPYILDLQPDRSVVRRLLEAGFDVYLIDWGEPSNLDASLSLYDYVERYIGNCVDVVRERADIDAVNVLGYCMGGTMSAMYAALHPEKVRNLGLMATGLCFDGTGGVLEEWGGGQYDPDDLVETFGNAPGGLLSIGFAMLDPVQNFVTKYLRLYDNLEDEEFVENFVRMERWVRDSPDVAGEAYREFIEYLYQDNLLMNNDLHLNGRHVDVENIDMPVLQLVAEYDHLVPPASSLPFNDEVASDDVTTIESPTGHIGLSVSSKAHDEVWPKAVEWFAARSQPDVEGTPQADAEAAAAERRAETEAEGEPAETASSADEAVETESGEPAETTEPVDVRAGTAPEGSSLEVLEGIGPAYEERLTEAGFETVEELADADEVDLARRTTLSEKRVQGWIEQAQEFVRQRGEFDGE, encoded by the coding sequence ATGAGCGAAACCACCGACGACGCCGCGCGCGAGGGGGCGCGCCGGCTCAGCGTGCTGGACGCCTTCACCGAACTCGAGCGCCAGTCGTGGGAGAACGCCGGCGAGTTCATCGAGACGATGACGCTCGCGCCCGAGCGAATCCAGGACGCCGCCCACGTCGAGGTGGGCCAGACGCCGAGCGAAGTGGTCTACTCGGAGAACAAACTCGACCTGCTCCACTACGAGTCGGAGGCCGACGAAACCTACGACGTGCCCATCCTCGTCGTCTACGCGCTCATCAACAAGCCGTACATCCTCGACCTCCAGCCGGACCGGAGCGTGGTCCGGCGACTGCTGGAGGCCGGCTTCGACGTCTACCTCATCGACTGGGGCGAACCGTCGAACCTCGACGCCTCGCTGTCGCTGTACGACTACGTCGAGCGCTACATCGGCAACTGCGTCGACGTAGTCCGCGAACGCGCCGACATCGATGCCGTCAACGTGCTCGGCTACTGCATGGGCGGGACGATGAGCGCGATGTACGCCGCGCTCCACCCCGAGAAGGTCCGGAACCTCGGGCTGATGGCGACCGGGCTCTGCTTCGACGGCACCGGCGGCGTCCTCGAAGAGTGGGGCGGCGGGCAGTACGACCCGGACGACCTCGTCGAGACGTTCGGCAACGCGCCCGGCGGCCTGCTGAGCATCGGGTTCGCGATGCTCGACCCCGTCCAGAACTTCGTGACGAAGTACCTGCGGCTGTACGACAATCTGGAGGACGAGGAGTTCGTCGAGAACTTCGTCCGGATGGAGCGGTGGGTCAGAGACTCCCCGGACGTGGCGGGCGAGGCCTACCGGGAGTTCATCGAGTACCTCTACCAGGACAACCTGCTCATGAACAACGACCTCCACCTGAACGGTCGCCACGTCGACGTCGAGAACATCGACATGCCGGTGCTCCAGTTGGTCGCCGAGTACGACCACCTGGTCCCGCCGGCGTCGAGTCTCCCGTTCAACGACGAGGTCGCCAGCGACGACGTGACCACCATCGAGTCGCCGACCGGACACATCGGCCTGTCGGTTTCCTCGAAGGCCCACGACGAGGTGTGGCCCAAGGCCGTCGAGTGGTTCGCCGCGCGGTCCCAGCCCGACGTGGAGGGCACCCCGCAGGCTGACGCCGAAGCGGCGGCCGCCGAGCGCCGGGCGGAGACCGAGGCGGAAGGCGAACCCGCCGAGACGGCGAGCAGCGCCGACGAGGCCGTCGAAACCGAGTCGGGCGAGCCGGCGGAGACGACCGAACCGGTCGACGTGCGGGCCGGAACCGCGCCGGAAGGTAGCAGTCTCGAGGTCCTCGAGGGCATCGGGCCGGCCTACGAGGAACGACTCACCGAGGCGGGGTTCGAGACGGTCGAGGAGCTGGCGGACGCAGACGAGGTCGACCTCGCCAGGCGGACCACGCTCTCGGAGAAGCGCGTCCAGGGGTGGATAGAGCAGGCCCAGGAGTTCGTCCGGCAGCGCGGCGAGTTCGACGGAGAGTGA